A genomic stretch from Candidatus Dependentiae bacterium includes:
- a CDS encoding NAD(P)-binding protein yields MSGYKKEDVVIIGAGPAGLTAAFEFIKNNNFNVKVLEKNEKIGGLSRTTEYNGCKFDIGPHHFITQSDLVEVWWKEVMKGEEDHGNRFVQLKRFTRIYYKKHFFYYPLQPMNALLGLSIFESIRCIFSYIKIRLFPIKKVETFQDWVTNKFGYRLFSIFFKTYTEKVWGILCTQISSDWASERIKGFSLSKAIFYAFFGKWAKKNAPRTLSDTFYYPELGAGTLWQKVANQITNSSLGKIKLNSSVVQIKHNNKNIISVLTGDFNAPINSAKKLQEYKAEHFFSTMALRDLILSLDPLPEEKVLNAAKKLVYRGLITLNYIVNKSNISPDHWIYVHEKEVLMGRIGNMNNFSLKMVDDKNHTALSLEYFDFVASSFWNLSDEQLLDIGKNELEQIGFLKKDLILDGMVLRETQAYPVYDKNYKESLKIVLDYLSGFSNLYLMGRNGLHKYNNMDIAMLSAFKVVNKLIDKSKKQDNYFVNNYKNNSASL; encoded by the coding sequence ATGAGTGGTTATAAAAAAGAAGATGTAGTAATTATAGGCGCAGGTCCTGCAGGATTGACCGCTGCGTTTGAATTTATAAAAAACAATAATTTTAATGTGAAAGTTTTAGAAAAAAATGAAAAAATTGGTGGACTTTCCAGAACAACAGAGTACAATGGATGCAAGTTCGATATAGGTCCGCATCACTTCATAACGCAATCAGATTTAGTCGAAGTATGGTGGAAAGAAGTGATGAAGGGAGAGGAAGATCACGGTAACCGATTCGTTCAGCTTAAGCGTTTCACAAGAATTTATTACAAAAAACATTTTTTCTATTATCCATTGCAACCAATGAATGCTTTATTGGGATTAAGCATATTTGAAAGTATTAGATGTATTTTTAGTTATATAAAAATTCGTCTGTTTCCAATTAAAAAAGTTGAAACTTTTCAGGATTGGGTTACAAATAAGTTTGGTTATAGACTTTTTTCAATTTTTTTCAAAACTTATACGGAAAAAGTTTGGGGAATTTTATGTACTCAAATTTCTTCAGATTGGGCTAGTGAACGTATAAAAGGCTTTTCATTATCTAAAGCAATATTTTATGCATTTTTTGGTAAATGGGCTAAAAAAAATGCGCCACGAACTTTAAGCGATACATTTTATTATCCGGAATTAGGCGCCGGAACGTTGTGGCAAAAAGTTGCAAATCAAATTACAAACAGTTCTTTGGGTAAAATTAAATTAAATTCAAGTGTTGTTCAAATAAAGCATAATAATAAAAATATAATCTCTGTTTTAACCGGTGATTTTAATGCGCCGATAAATTCTGCAAAGAAATTACAAGAGTATAAAGCAGAACATTTTTTTTCAACTATGGCTTTGCGTGATTTAATTTTATCACTTGATCCATTACCGGAAGAAAAAGTTTTAAATGCTGCAAAAAAATTAGTTTACAGAGGTTTGATTACACTAAATTATATTGTCAATAAATCAAATATAAGTCCCGATCATTGGATATATGTTCACGAAAAGGAAGTTTTGATGGGCCGAATTGGCAATATGAATAATTTTTCTTTAAAAATGGTTGATGATAAAAATCATACGGCGTTGAGTTTGGAATATTTTGATTTTGTCGCAAGTTCTTTTTGGAATTTATCCGATGAACAACTTTTAGATATAGGTAAAAATGAGCTTGAACAAATTGGCTTTTTAAAAAAAGATTTAATTTTAGATGGTATGGTTTTACGTGAAACGCAGGCATATCCTGTTTATGATAAAAATTATAAAGAAAGTTTAAAAATAGTCTTAGATTATCTTTCAGGATTTTCAAATTTATATTTGATGGGTAGAAATGGCTTGCATAAATATAATAATATGGATATTGCCATGCTTTCGGCATTCAAAGTTGTAAATAAACTTATTGATAAAAGTAAAAAACAAGATAATTATTTTGTAAATAATTATAAAAACAATAGTGCAAGTTTATAG
- a CDS encoding glycosyltransferase family 39 protein: protein MSNKSVYLLAFSIIFLFFSKSLYDYVRLTNFVDPFQDIDSKGYIYNAEKFYKHNSFFIKNIDETAPYFSLGYPLFLGVAYKIFKPESNIVIWLQILLSLFTCFLIFHIAKIIWGVNVGIIAFALSAVNIGFITFSNFILTETLLTFLLTSFIYFFVLFLYKSDIKKLIISGLILGLSIFIKPAALYFVFPIIIVLFFANNYKIKNILLFCLSFYLPVFSYAYFNKIVYKSFSVSTLKNESLYFYLYPKAMAVINKTSESIEQKNVSNLLTGSKIDSTSWNLISNNFKRDFDNNKLVFVKIWLKNVAKTFLGLYSTNLKVLINSNINRKDLSFFKKTGSLFDRAKKYIMSGTNLFYIQIIAFAESIWSLLRLILILISLIFVFKKRDFKLFFFLFFYIFYFAFISGHDGCARFRMMFEPVLIILAAQGLYMIYFRLRYKSCPFGEL, encoded by the coding sequence GTGAGTAACAAGTCGGTTTATTTATTGGCATTTTCCATAATTTTTTTGTTTTTTTCAAAAAGCTTATACGATTATGTTCGATTGACCAATTTTGTAGATCCTTTTCAGGATATTGATTCCAAAGGGTATATTTATAATGCCGAAAAATTTTATAAGCACAATAGTTTTTTTATAAAAAACATTGATGAGACTGCACCGTATTTTTCTCTTGGATACCCATTATTTTTGGGCGTAGCTTATAAAATATTTAAACCGGAATCAAATATTGTTATTTGGCTTCAAATTTTACTTAGTTTATTTACATGCTTTTTGATTTTTCATATAGCTAAAATTATTTGGGGTGTAAATGTTGGAATAATTGCATTTGCATTATCTGCAGTAAATATTGGATTTATAACTTTTTCCAATTTTATCTTAACCGAGACTTTATTAACTTTTTTATTAACAAGTTTTATTTATTTTTTTGTTCTATTTTTATATAAAAGTGATATTAAAAAGTTAATAATTTCAGGATTGATTTTAGGTTTGTCTATTTTTATAAAGCCGGCGGCATTATATTTTGTTTTTCCGATTATAATTGTACTGTTTTTTGCAAATAATTATAAAATTAAAAATATATTATTATTTTGTTTAAGCTTTTATTTACCTGTTTTTTCATATGCTTATTTTAACAAAATTGTGTATAAAAGTTTTTCCGTATCTACTTTAAAAAATGAAAGTTTATATTTTTATTTATATCCTAAGGCTATGGCTGTTATAAATAAAACAAGTGAAAGTATTGAACAAAAAAATGTATCAAATCTTTTGACCGGAAGCAAAATTGATTCAACAAGTTGGAATTTGATTTCAAATAATTTTAAACGTGATTTTGATAATAATAAACTTGTTTTTGTAAAAATTTGGCTAAAAAACGTAGCAAAAACTTTTTTAGGTTTATATTCAACAAATTTAAAAGTTTTAATTAATTCCAATATCAATCGCAAAGATTTATCGTTTTTTAAAAAAACAGGATCTTTGTTTGACCGCGCTAAAAAATATATTATGTCCGGAACAAATTTGTTTTATATTCAAATTATAGCTTTTGCAGAATCAATTTGGTCTTTATTGCGATTAATTTTAATTTTAATCTCTTTAATTTTTGTTTTTAAAAAACGAGATTTTAAGCTGTTTTTCTTTTTATTCTTTTATATTTTTTACTTTGCTTTTATTTCAGGACACGATGGCTGTGCTCGATTTAGGATGATGTTTGAGCCTGTTTTAATAATTTTGGCTGCGCAGGGTCTTTATATGATTTATTTTCGTTTAAGATATAAATCCTGTCCATTTGGAGAGCTATGA